Proteins encoded within one genomic window of Oncorhynchus tshawytscha isolate Ot180627B linkage group LG02, Otsh_v2.0, whole genome shotgun sequence:
- the LOC112215674 gene encoding taste receptor type 1 member 3: MAVPLRLLVLCWLFGAGCSQSSPPWFQNITTTLFNSSGDILLGGLFPINDLTSNLSQRVEPDSISCDSINTFGLGMALVMKYTVDEINANSTLLPGIRLGYEIFDTCKQSAVIVKPTLFFLTEGSSRELAIMCNYTDYVTRVVAVIGPSTSEMVSVIGKLLGFFLMPQISYSATSDKFSDKSLYPSFLRTVPSDKRQVEAMVRLMNRFQWNWVAVVGSEDEYGRQGQRQFSTLAAESSICVAYEGLIPIYRDPQPVVREMLDRIIESKVGVVVVFSLSQPARAFFTEVIRRNLTGVWVASDAWALNSDLSTLPNIHTVGTIIAFTVHSQILGLLTPYTRELFSRIREERARQPSPGPDTEPTHSMNPCTDCWNLSLDNISLVTKPILQRSAFRVYAAIYSVAHALHTMLRCNAKSCLRDTKSKLYPWQLLEVLKEVNFSLNGSHFEFDSNGNPNIGYNVLQWVWGNNSLSFKDVGTFYENLSINNTLIQWHTVCAKAPESTCSSECGPGQVRRVKGFHSCCFDCIDCLPGTFQNGRMDIQCTQCLEGQWSLVRSTNCTEPTFDFLTWGQPESLGLLLAMLVLLACQGAVGVLFLQHRGSPLVRASGGPLGGVSLLSMMGGCACLLLFLVRPGDMVCRLQLPLSSIFHTVTLSTILAFSLQIVYVTEFPEKAPSHLDTLRGPGGWLLVLACCGVQAGICGYYVQEGPSLSQYLAKIKVTFVRKFLRCPVEPILCLGLMQGFNGLLALISFMCTFMAVKPIRQYNLARDITFSTLTYCVVWVVFIPIYTGLNDKERSIVHVSVSLLSNMGLMAAYYLPKCHLLLKKPELNTAEHFRTFLEGAPGTQEEQDQGPAGEGQVSGKGQVSGEAQGQ; encoded by the exons ATGGCAGTGCCATTGAGACTGCTGGTTCTATGCTGGCTGTTTGGAGCAGGGTGTAGTCAGAGCTCTCCACCATGGTTCCAGAACATCACTACAACTCTGTTCAACTCCTCGGGAGACATCCTCCTCGGGGGGCTCTTCCCCATCAATGATCTCACCAGCAACTTGAGCCAGAGAGTAGAGCCGGACAGCATTAGCTGTGACAG TATTAATACGTTTGGTTTGGGTATGGCCCTGGTGATGAAGTACACAGTGGATGAGATCAACGCCAACTCCACCCTACTCCCTGGCATCAGGCTGGGCTATGAGATTTTCGACACCTGCAAGCAGTCTGCCGTCATCGTGAAGCCCACCCTCTTCTTCCTCACAGAGGGCTCCAGCCGGGAGCTGGCCATCATGTGTAACTACACGGACTACGTGACCCGTGTGGTGGCTGTTATCGGCCCTTCCACCTCAGAGATGGTCTCAGTCATAGGAAAACTACTGGGATTCTTCCTCATGCCACAG ATCAGCTACAGTGCCACCAGTGACAAGTTCAGTGACAAGAGTCTGTACCCATCGTTCCTGCGCACAGTGCCCAGTGACAAGAGGCAGGTGGAGGCCATGGTGCGTCTGATGAACAGGTTCCAGTGGAACTGGGTAGCTGTCGTGGGCAGTGAGGATGAGTATGGACGTCAGGGCCAGCGCCAGTTTTCTACCCTGGCAGCAGAGAGCTCCATCTGTGTGGCGTACGAGGGGTTAATCCCCATCTATAGAGACCCACAGCCTGTGGTCAGAGAGATGCTGGACCGCATCATAGAGAGCaaagtgggtgtggtggtggtgttctctctctcccagcccgcCAGAGCCTTCTTTACTGAG GTAATCAGGAGGAATCTGACAGGGGTCTGGGTGGCCAGCGATGCGTGGGCCCTGAACAGTGACTTGTCAACTCTCCCAAACATCCACACTGTGGGCACTATCATTGCCTTCACAGTCCACAGCCAGATCCTGGGCCTGCTCACACCCTACACCAGGGAACTCTTCTCCaggatcagagaggagagggccagGCAGCCCTCACCAGGTCCAGATACAGAGCCAACCCATAGTATGAACCCATGCACAGACTGCTGGAACCTGTCCCTAGACAACATAAGTCTAGTGACAAAGCCCATACTGCAGAGGTCAGCTTTCAGGGTCTATGCTGCCATCTACAGTGTTGCACACGCACTGCACACCATGCTCAGGTGCAATGCTAAGAGCTGCCTGAGGGACACTAAAAGCAAACTCTACCCCTGGCAG CTGTTGGAGGTGCTCAAGGAGGTTAACTTCAGTCTAAATGGAAGTCATTTTGAGTTTGACAGTAATGGAAACCCAAACATTGGCTACAACGTACTACAGTGGGTCTGGGGAAACAACAGTCTGAGTTTCAAAGATGTCGGCACCTTCTATGAGAACCTGTCAATCAATAACaccctcatccaatggcatacaGTATGTGCTAAG GCCCCTGAGTCTACCTGTTCCTCTGAGTGTGGCCCTGGCCAGGTGCGCAGAGTGAAAGGCTTCCATTCCTGCTGCTTTGACTGTATTGACTGTTTACCGGGCACCTTCCAGAATGGCAGAA TGGACATCCAGTGTACCCAGTGTCTAGAGGGCCAGTGGTCCCTGGTACGTAGCACCAACTGCACCGAGCCTACCTTTGACTTCCTAACCTGGGGCCAGCCTGAGTCCTTGGGGCTGCTGCTAGCCATGCTGGTGCTGCTGGCCTGTCAGGGGGCTGTGGGGGTCCTGTTCCTGCAGCACCGGGGTTCTCCGCTGGTGAGGGCCTCTGGGGGGCCCCTGGGTGGTGTGTCCTTACTCAGCATGATGGGGGGCTGTGCCTGCCTGCTGCTGTTCCTGGTCCGGCCAGGGGACATGGTGTGTCGTCTGCAGCTTCCCCTCAGCTCCATCTTCCACACGGTCACCTTGTCCACCATCTTAGCCTTCTCACTGCAG ATTGTGTATGTGACCGAGTTCCCTGAGAAGGCTCCGTCTCATCTGGATACACTGAGAGGCCCTGGAGGCTGGCTGCTGGTACTGGCCTGCTGTGGTGTGCAGGCAGGGATCTGTGGCTATTATGTCCAGGAGGGGCCCTCTTTATCCCagtacctggccaagataaaggtgACCTTTGTGAGAAAGTTCCTACGATGCCCTGTGGAGCCCATCTTATGTCTTGGCCTGATGCAGGGCTTCAATGGGCTCCTCGCCCTCATATCCTTCATGTGCACCTTCATGGCTGTGAAGCCCATTCGACAATACAACCTGGCCAGAGATATCACCTTCTCCACCCTGACCTACTGTGTGGTTTGGGTGGTCTTCATCCCCATCTACACTGGTCTGAATGACAAGGAACGCTCCATTGTCCATGTATCTGTCAGTTTGCTCAGTAACATGGGGCTGATGGCAGCCTACTATCTGCCAAAATGTCACCTGCTGCTGAAGAAACCTGAGCTCAACACAGCAGAGCATTTCCGTACATTCCTCGAGGGAGCTCCAGGAACTCAAGAGGAACAGGACCAGGGACCTGCGGGGGAGGGACAAGTATCAGGGAAGGGACAGGTATCAGGGGAGGCACAGGGACAGTGA